In the genome of Sphingomonas naphthae, one region contains:
- a CDS encoding ribonuclease HII, with translation MRGVRPFAGRAAKRLPAVIGCDEVGRGALCGPVVVAAVWFEPDCLPRGLLALLDDSKRIARAERELLHAKLGECVRFAFAARSARAIDLYGIRNMTLSAMRAAVTRLGVDAPVRFDGVDVPPGLAGDCRAVVRGDSIVPQIAAASILAKVARDRMMARLAERHPVYGWGQNSGYGTAAHRAAIVAAGHTRHHRTSFGDLFAGLNEKGRAA, from the coding sequence ATGCGGGGCGTCCGCCCGTTCGCGGGGCGGGCCGCGAAACGGCTGCCGGCGGTGATCGGCTGCGATGAGGTGGGGCGCGGCGCCCTGTGCGGGCCGGTGGTGGTGGCCGCCGTGTGGTTCGAGCCGGACTGCCTGCCGCGCGGCCTGCTGGCATTGCTCGACGATTCGAAGCGGATCGCCAGGGCGGAACGCGAGCTGCTCCATGCGAAGCTCGGCGAATGCGTCCGCTTCGCCTTCGCCGCGCGGTCGGCGCGTGCGATCGACCTGTATGGCATCCGCAATATGACCCTGTCGGCGATGCGCGCGGCGGTGACGCGGCTCGGCGTGGACGCGCCGGTGCGGTTCGATGGCGTGGACGTGCCACCGGGCCTGGCCGGCGACTGCCGCGCGGTGGTGCGCGGCGACAGCATCGTCCCCCAGATCGCCGCCGCCTCGATCCTCGCCAAGGTTGCGCGCGACCGGATGATGGCGCGGCTGGCGGAGCGGCACCCTGTCTATGGCTGGGGGCAGAATTCCGGCTACGGCACGGCGGCGCATCGCGCGGCGATCGTGGCGGCAGGCCACACCCGGCACCATCGCACGTCCTTCGGCGATCTGTTCGCCGGCCTCAACGAAAAGGGGCGGGCTGCCTGA
- a CDS encoding NADP-dependent isocitrate dehydrogenase, with protein sequence MAKIKVNTPIVEMDGDEMTRIIWKWIRERLILPYLDVDLKYYDLSIENRDATDDKVTVDSAKATQQYGVAVKCATITPDEARVEEFKLKKMWKSPNGTIRNILGGVVFREPIVMSNVPKLIPGWTDPIVVGRHAFGDQYRATDFRVPGPGKLKMIWTGEDGSSIEEEVFDFPSSGVTMGMYNLDDSIRDFARASMNYALDRKWPLYLSTKNTILKAYDGQFKDLFQEVFDAEFKDKYRDANISYEHRLIDDMVASALKWSGKFVWACKNYDGDVQSDQVAQGFGSLGLMTSVLMTPDGKTIEAEAAHGTVTRHYRMHQQGKQTSTNPIASIFAWTGGLKFRGKFDGTPDVTKFAETLEKVCIDTVESGKMTKDLAILIGPDQPWMTTEQFFEAVVVNLEAEMKNWG encoded by the coding sequence ATGGCGAAGATCAAGGTAAACACCCCGATCGTCGAGATGGACGGCGACGAGATGACCCGCATCATCTGGAAGTGGATCCGCGAGCGGCTGATCCTGCCGTATCTGGATGTGGACCTGAAATATTACGACCTGTCGATCGAGAATCGCGACGCGACCGACGACAAGGTGACGGTCGACAGCGCCAAGGCGACCCAGCAGTACGGCGTCGCCGTGAAGTGCGCGACGATCACGCCGGACGAGGCGCGCGTCGAGGAATTCAAGCTCAAGAAGATGTGGAAGTCGCCCAACGGCACGATCCGCAACATCCTGGGCGGCGTGGTCTTCCGCGAGCCGATCGTGATGTCGAACGTGCCGAAGCTGATCCCCGGCTGGACGGACCCGATCGTCGTCGGCCGCCATGCCTTCGGCGACCAGTATCGCGCCACCGACTTCCGCGTGCCCGGCCCCGGCAAGCTGAAGATGATCTGGACCGGCGAGGATGGCTCCTCGATCGAGGAAGAGGTGTTCGATTTCCCCTCGTCCGGCGTGACGATGGGCATGTACAACCTCGACGACAGCATCCGCGATTTCGCGCGCGCCTCGATGAACTATGCGCTCGATCGCAAGTGGCCGCTGTACCTGTCGACCAAGAACACGATCCTGAAGGCCTATGACGGCCAGTTCAAGGATCTGTTCCAGGAGGTTTTCGACGCGGAATTCAAGGACAAGTATCGCGACGCGAACATCTCCTACGAACACCGCCTGATCGACGACATGGTCGCCTCGGCGCTCAAGTGGTCGGGCAAGTTCGTGTGGGCCTGCAAGAATTACGATGGCGACGTGCAATCGGATCAGGTGGCGCAGGGCTTCGGCTCGCTGGGCCTGATGACCTCGGTGCTGATGACGCCGGACGGCAAGACGATCGAGGCCGAGGCGGCGCATGGCACCGTCACCCGCCACTATCGCATGCACCAGCAGGGCAAGCAGACCTCGACCAACCCGATCGCGTCGATCTTCGCCTGGACCGGCGGCCTCAAGTTCCGCGGCAAGTTCGACGGCACGCCCGACGTGACCAAGTTCGCCGAGACGCTGGAGAAGGTCTGCATCGACACCGTCGAGAGCGGCAAGATGACCAAGGATCTCGCGATCCTCATCGGCCCGGACCAGCCCTGGATGACCACCGAGCAATTCTTCGAGGCGGTCGTGGTGAACCTGGAAGCCGAAATGAAGAACTGGGGCTAA
- the rpsB gene encoding 30S ribosomal protein S2: MAVPTVSMQALLESGAHFGHQTHRWNPKMKPYIFGDRNGIHIIDLSQTVPLFARALDFISQTVASGGKVLFVGTKRQAQEPIAEAARASGQHFVNHRWLGGMLTNWKTISGSIKRFKAMEEQLAGDIHGLTKKEILQLTRQRDKFELSLGGIRDMGGIPDVMFVIDANKEELAIKEANTLGIPVVAILDSNVSPDGIAFPIPANDDASRAIRLYCDAIAAAATRGNTGGRIARGEDLGAAVDAPAEEALA, translated from the coding sequence ATGGCGGTCCCTACCGTCTCCATGCAGGCGCTGCTCGAATCGGGCGCGCATTTCGGTCACCAGACGCACCGCTGGAACCCGAAGATGAAGCCCTACATCTTCGGCGATCGTAACGGTATCCACATCATCGATCTGTCGCAGACCGTGCCGCTGTTCGCGCGCGCGCTCGACTTCATCAGCCAGACCGTCGCGAGCGGCGGCAAGGTGTTGTTCGTCGGCACCAAGCGCCAGGCGCAGGAGCCGATTGCCGAGGCCGCGCGCGCTTCGGGCCAGCATTTCGTCAACCATCGCTGGCTGGGCGGGATGCTCACCAACTGGAAGACGATCTCGGGCTCGATCAAGCGCTTCAAGGCGATGGAAGAGCAGCTCGCCGGCGACATTCACGGCCTGACCAAGAAGGAAATCCTTCAGCTCACCCGCCAGCGCGACAAGTTCGAGCTGTCGCTGGGCGGCATCCGCGACATGGGCGGCATCCCCGACGTGATGTTCGTGATCGACGCCAACAAGGAAGAGTTGGCGATCAAGGAAGCCAACACGCTGGGCATCCCGGTCGTGGCGATCCTCGATTCGAACGTCTCGCCCGACGGTATCGCCTTCCCGATCCCGGCCAACGATGACGCCTCGCGGGCCATCCGCCTGTATTGCGACGCGATCGCCGCCGCCGCGACCCGTGGCAACACCGGTGGCCGCATCGCCCGTGGCGAGGATCTCGGCGCCGCCGTAGACGCGCCGGCCGAAGAAGCGCTGGCCTGA
- the pyrH gene encoding UMP kinase — translation MTAPRFKRILLKLSGEVLMGEGGLSIDPAVTGRVAGEIADAKAMGYELCIVVGGGNIFRGLAAAAKGFERATADYMGMLATVMNALAVQNALEQIGIETRVQSAIPMASVCEPFIRRRADRHLEKGRVVIFAAGVGSPFFTTDSGAALRAAEMKCDALFKGTSVDGVYDADPKTVPGAKRYETVTYDTVLAANLKVMDASAVALCRDNNIPIVVFNIRERGNLVRVLAGEATATTVQAAA, via the coding sequence ATGACAGCCCCGCGCTTCAAACGGATCCTGCTGAAGCTGTCGGGCGAAGTGTTGATGGGGGAGGGCGGTCTGTCGATCGATCCCGCCGTCACCGGCCGCGTCGCGGGCGAGATCGCCGATGCCAAGGCGATGGGCTACGAACTGTGCATCGTCGTGGGCGGGGGCAATATCTTCCGGGGCCTGGCCGCCGCCGCCAAGGGCTTCGAGCGCGCCACCGCCGATTATATGGGCATGCTGGCGACGGTGATGAACGCGCTGGCGGTGCAGAACGCGCTGGAGCAGATCGGTATCGAAACGCGCGTCCAGTCGGCCATTCCGATGGCGTCGGTGTGCGAGCCCTTCATCCGCCGCCGGGCCGATCGCCACCTGGAAAAAGGCCGCGTGGTGATCTTCGCCGCCGGTGTCGGCAGCCCCTTCTTCACCACCGATTCCGGTGCCGCGCTGCGCGCCGCCGAGATGAAGTGCGACGCCTTGTTCAAGGGCACGTCGGTCGATGGCGTCTATGATGCCGATCCCAAGACCGTGCCGGGCGCGAAGCGTTATGAAACCGTGACTTACGATACGGTTCTCGCGGCCAATCTGAAGGTGATGGACGCGAGCGCCGTGGCACTTTGCCGCGACAACAACATCCCGATCGTGGTATTCAACATCCGCGAACGCGGCAATCTGGTGCGTGTGTTGGCGGGCGAAGCCACCGCGACGACCGTCCAGGCGGCCGCGTAA
- a CDS encoding phosphatidate cytidylyltransferase codes for MTAALARSSDLNARLVTGVALIVVAVAALWLGGVVFWLLASVAAMLMVAEWAGLAHASQGRIRLSVAAMILPIALACPLLWGAERDTVAVLGIAGIMVAIVTGQGRLGLGLLFAGLPTIGLMYLRGLPNGALLTLWALAIVWATDTGAYFAGRAIGGPKLAPRVSPSKTWAGLGGGVVAAGLVGLLIAALAGLPAPLRWLGAPMALLAQSGDLFESWLKRRAGVKDSGRFLPGHGGALDRLDGVVPVATLIAALFAGGAL; via the coding sequence ATGACCGCCGCATTGGCGCGCAGTTCCGATCTCAACGCCCGTCTCGTCACCGGCGTCGCCCTGATCGTGGTGGCCGTAGCGGCGCTGTGGCTGGGCGGCGTGGTGTTCTGGCTGCTGGCAAGCGTCGCCGCGATGTTGATGGTGGCCGAATGGGCCGGGCTGGCCCATGCCTCGCAGGGGCGCATCCGCCTGTCGGTGGCGGCGATGATCCTGCCGATCGCGCTGGCCTGCCCCCTGCTGTGGGGGGCGGAGCGCGACACGGTGGCGGTGCTGGGCATCGCCGGCATCATGGTGGCGATCGTGACGGGGCAGGGGCGTCTCGGCCTCGGCCTGCTGTTCGCGGGGCTCCCGACGATCGGCCTGATGTATCTGCGCGGGCTACCCAACGGTGCGTTGCTCACCCTGTGGGCGCTGGCGATCGTGTGGGCGACCGATACGGGCGCCTATTTCGCCGGCCGCGCGATCGGCGGGCCGAAGCTGGCGCCGCGCGTCTCGCCCAGCAAGACCTGGGCGGGGCTGGGCGGCGGCGTGGTCGCGGCGGGGCTCGTCGGCCTGCTGATCGCCGCGCTGGCGGGCCTGCCCGCGCCGCTGCGCTGGCTGGGCGCGCCGATGGCGCTTCTGGCGCAATCGGGCGACCTGTTCGAAAGCTGGCTCAAGCGCCGCGCGGGCGTGAAGGATTCCGGGCGCTTCCTGCCGGGCCACGGCGGCGCGCTCGATCGGCTCGACGGCGTGGTGCCGGTCGCCACCCTGATCGCGGCCTTGTTCGCGGGCGGGGCGCTGTGA
- the rseP gene encoding RIP metalloprotease RseP, with amino-acid sequence MGSGVLLAALSFLAVIGPLIFLHELGHYAAGRAFGVHAETFSIGFGREVFGWSDRRGTRWKVGWMPMGGYVKFAGDMNPASQPTDEWLSLPPEERARTFQAKPVWQRFIIVAAGPIANFLVAIAIVAGLLLSYGELRTPPVIEALTEVSVARQAGLQPGDRFTRIAGRSVDTFGDVVEMVRLRPGEALSVDYERAGQARHTIVTPATIEEVDRFGNRYRMGAIGVMSAPQVVVPVSVVNVLPRATAQTFSMLRSMVDTIVQIITGRRSVQELGGPLKIAQISGQQASLGLVNVIMLMAMISINLGFINLLPIPMLDGGHLIFYVFEAIRRRPLPAIAQEWAFRSGLLVLLGFMLFVTFNDLGSFGLWQRLAGLIG; translated from the coding sequence ATGGGATCGGGTGTGTTGCTGGCAGCCTTGAGTTTCCTCGCGGTCATCGGCCCGCTGATCTTCTTGCACGAACTCGGCCATTATGCCGCCGGCCGCGCCTTCGGCGTCCATGCCGAGACCTTCTCGATCGGCTTCGGCCGCGAGGTATTCGGCTGGAGCGACCGGCGCGGCACGCGCTGGAAGGTCGGCTGGATGCCGATGGGCGGCTATGTGAAGTTCGCCGGCGACATGAACCCGGCGAGCCAGCCCACCGACGAATGGCTTTCGCTGCCGCCCGAGGAGCGCGCGCGGACCTTTCAGGCCAAGCCGGTGTGGCAGCGCTTCATCATCGTCGCCGCCGGGCCGATCGCCAATTTCCTCGTCGCCATCGCGATCGTCGCCGGATTGCTGCTGAGCTATGGCGAATTGCGCACCCCGCCGGTGATCGAGGCGCTGACCGAGGTGTCGGTCGCGCGCCAGGCCGGCCTCCAGCCCGGCGACCGCTTCACCCGCATCGCCGGCCGGTCGGTCGATACGTTCGGCGACGTGGTGGAAATGGTCCGCCTGCGCCCCGGTGAGGCGCTCAGCGTCGATTACGAGCGGGCCGGGCAGGCGCGCCATACGATCGTCACCCCCGCCACCATCGAGGAGGTCGATCGCTTCGGCAATCGCTATCGCATGGGCGCGATCGGCGTGATGTCGGCGCCGCAGGTGGTGGTGCCCGTCAGCGTCGTCAACGTGCTGCCGCGCGCCACCGCGCAGACCTTTTCCATGCTGCGCTCGATGGTCGATACCATCGTCCAGATCATCACCGGCCGCCGTTCGGTGCAGGAACTGGGCGGGCCGCTGAAGATCGCGCAGATCTCCGGCCAGCAGGCGTCGCTGGGCCTCGTCAACGTCATCATGCTGATGGCGATGATCTCGATAAATCTGGGGTTCATCAATCTCTTGCCAATCCCCATGCTGGATGGCGGACATTTGATCTTCTATGTTTTCGAGGCGATCCGTCGCCGGCCGCTGCCGGCGATCGCGCAGGAATGGGCCTTCCGGTCCGGCCTGCTCGTGCTGCTGGGCTTCATGCTGTTCGTGACGTTCAACGATCTGGGCTCGTTCGGCCTGTGGCAGCGGCTTGCCGGCTTGATCGGTTGA
- a CDS encoding 1-deoxy-D-xylulose-5-phosphate reductoisomerase, with amino-acid sequence MRSVTILGATGSIGTSTLDLIERHPDLYRVVALTAARDAEGLAAAARRTRAAHVAIADPAKLGEVRALLAGTTTTVAAGLDAIVEAAAMEADWTMAAIVGTAGLRPVLAALKRGRTVALANKESLVSAGALMMAAARATGATLLPVDSEHNAIFQCYPHDAPERVRRIILTASGGPFRGRSRAEMMSVTPAQAVRHPNWSMGAKISVDSATLMNKGLELIEAHHLFPVGADRLDVLVHPQSVVHSMVEYVDGSVLAQMGTPDMRTPIAHTLAWPDRMATPCAPLDLAKVGRLDFEEPDLSAFPALALAKAALAAGGARPAVLNAANEIAVAAFLDGRIGFLAIADMVARVLDGYDPPAPVNLDDVFSVDTGARDVAAAAMRRVA; translated from the coding sequence CTGCGCAGCGTCACTATCCTAGGCGCGACCGGATCGATCGGCACCTCGACCCTCGACCTGATCGAGCGCCATCCCGATCTCTATCGCGTCGTGGCGCTGACCGCCGCCCGCGATGCCGAAGGGCTGGCCGCCGCCGCCCGCCGCACCCGTGCCGCGCATGTCGCCATCGCCGATCCCGCGAAGCTCGGCGAGGTACGCGCCTTGCTCGCCGGCACCACAACCACCGTCGCCGCCGGGCTGGACGCGATCGTCGAGGCCGCCGCGATGGAGGCCGACTGGACGATGGCCGCGATCGTCGGCACCGCCGGTCTCCGCCCCGTCCTCGCCGCGCTCAAGCGGGGCCGGACGGTGGCACTGGCCAACAAGGAATCGCTCGTTTCGGCTGGCGCGCTGATGATGGCCGCCGCCCGCGCAACCGGCGCGACGCTCCTCCCGGTCGATTCCGAACATAATGCCATCTTCCAATGCTATCCGCACGACGCGCCCGAGCGGGTGCGGCGGATCATCCTGACCGCCAGCGGCGGGCCGTTCCGGGGTCGCAGCCGCGCCGAGATGATGTCTGTCACCCCGGCGCAGGCGGTGCGGCACCCGAACTGGTCGATGGGCGCCAAGATCTCGGTCGATAGCGCCACCCTGATGAACAAGGGGCTGGAACTGATCGAGGCGCATCATCTGTTCCCGGTAGGCGCGGATCGGCTCGACGTGCTGGTCCACCCGCAGTCGGTCGTCCATTCGATGGTCGAATATGTCGATGGATCGGTGCTGGCGCAGATGGGCACGCCCGACATGCGCACCCCGATCGCGCATACCCTGGCCTGGCCCGACCGGATGGCGACGCCGTGCGCGCCGCTCGATCTGGCCAAGGTCGGCCGGCTCGATTTCGAGGAGCCCGACCTTTCGGCCTTCCCCGCGCTGGCGCTGGCCAAGGCGGCGCTGGCGGCGGGCGGCGCGCGCCCAGCGGTGCTGAACGCCGCCAACGAGATCGCGGTCGCCGCCTTCCTCGACGGGCGGATCGGCTTCCTCGCCATCGCCGACATGGTCGCGCGCGTGCTGGACGGCTATGATCCCCCCGCGCCCGTTAACCTGGATGATGTATTCAGCGTGGATACAGGCGCCCGGGACGTAGCTGCGGCTGCGATGAGGCGGGTGGCGTGA
- the frr gene encoding ribosome recycling factor, translating into MPAYDKADIERRMTGAVDSLKHDLQGLRTGRASVTLLDPVKVEVYGAMMPIVQVATVSAPEPRLLSVQVWDKSNVGPVDKAIRSAGLGLNPIVDGQTLRLPIPDLTEERRKELAKLANQYSEKAKIAARNVRRDGMDALKTDEKKGEFGEDERKRRETELQKITDTTIADIDAATLSKEKEILTK; encoded by the coding sequence ATGCCCGCCTATGACAAGGCCGATATCGAACGCCGCATGACCGGCGCGGTGGATTCGCTCAAGCACGATCTCCAGGGCCTGCGGACCGGCCGCGCCTCTGTCACCCTCCTCGATCCGGTCAAGGTGGAAGTCTATGGCGCGATGATGCCGATCGTGCAGGTCGCCACCGTCTCCGCGCCGGAACCGCGCCTGCTGTCGGTGCAGGTGTGGGACAAGTCGAACGTCGGCCCGGTCGACAAGGCGATCCGCTCGGCCGGCCTCGGCCTCAACCCGATCGTCGATGGCCAGACGCTGCGCCTGCCGATCCCCGATCTGACCGAGGAGCGTCGCAAGGAACTGGCGAAGCTCGCCAACCAATATTCGGAGAAGGCCAAGATCGCCGCGCGCAACGTGCGCCGCGACGGCATGGACGCGCTCAAGACCGACGAGAAGAAGGGCGAGTTCGGCGAGGACGAGCGCAAGCGCCGCGAGACCGAGCTTCAGAAGATCACCGACACGACGATCGCCGATATCGACGCTGCCACGCTGTCGAAGGAAAAGGAAATCCTGACCAAGTGA
- the tsf gene encoding translation elongation factor Ts: MADITAAAVKDLRERSGAGMMDCKKALVENNGDMEAAVDWLRAKGLATAAKKSGRVAAEGLVGVAVQGTKGAAVEVNSETDFVSKNDQFQDFVRTVTQLALAGDGSIEALANATYPGGGTVSEKLTANIATIGENQTLRRAKVVEVKQGAVVPYVHNAAGPGLGKIGVLVALEGDAPLADIEALGKQLAMHIAAASPLALHEEGLDEALVERERAIASEKAAESGKPANIIEKMIEGAVAKFRKEAALLSQIFVMDNKSKIADVIAAAAKAAGGTIVLTDYVRFQLGEGIEKETSDFAAEVAAAAGV; encoded by the coding sequence ATGGCGGATATCACCGCTGCGGCCGTCAAGGATCTGCGCGAGCGCTCGGGCGCCGGCATGATGGATTGCAAGAAGGCGCTGGTCGAGAACAACGGCGACATGGAAGCCGCGGTCGACTGGCTGCGCGCCAAGGGCCTGGCCACCGCCGCCAAGAAGTCGGGCCGCGTCGCGGCCGAGGGCCTCGTCGGCGTCGCCGTGCAGGGCACCAAGGGCGCGGCCGTCGAGGTCAATTCCGAGACCGACTTCGTGTCGAAGAACGACCAGTTCCAGGATTTCGTGCGCACCGTCACCCAGCTGGCGCTCGCCGGCGACGGCAGCATCGAGGCGCTGGCCAACGCCACCTATCCGGGCGGCGGCACGGTCTCCGAGAAGCTGACCGCCAACATCGCCACCATCGGCGAGAACCAGACGCTGCGCCGCGCGAAGGTCGTCGAAGTGAAGCAGGGCGCCGTGGTGCCTTACGTCCACAACGCCGCCGGCCCGGGCCTCGGCAAGATCGGCGTGCTGGTCGCGCTCGAGGGTGATGCCCCGCTCGCCGACATCGAGGCGCTCGGCAAGCAACTGGCGATGCACATCGCCGCCGCCAGCCCGCTGGCGCTGCACGAAGAGGGCCTCGACGAGGCGCTGGTCGAGCGCGAGCGCGCGATCGCGTCCGAAAAGGCCGCCGAATCGGGCAAGCCCGCCAACATCATCGAGAAGATGATCGAGGGCGCGGTCGCCAAGTTCCGCAAGGAAGCGGCACTCCTCAGCCAGATCTTCGTCATGGATAACAAGTCGAAGATCGCCGACGTCATCGCCGCCGCCGCCAAGGCCGCCGGTGGCACGATCGTGCTGACGGACTATGTCCGCTTCCAGCTCGGCGAAGGCATCGAGAAGGAAACGAGCGACTTCGCCGCCGAAGTGGCCGCGGCCGCCGGCGTCTGA
- a CDS encoding phosphatidylserine decarboxylase — protein MSSIEPTGAGTPSAEWRWPAIHPEGRKYVVIAAAITLILAWCAWETLAWPMAGVTLWVAAFFRDPIRSVPKDKELIISPADGLVTMIQRVPVPRELAGPDALGDLPMVRVSIFMSVFDVHINRAPVAGIVRRVVYISGKFLNASLDKASEENERQHILVEDGEGRRIGFTQIAGLVARRIVPFVKDGDIVAKGQRIGLIRFGSRVDVFLPEGTAPRVALGQRCIAGETVLGRFGETTLVEGQPL, from the coding sequence ATGAGCTCGATCGAACCGACCGGCGCCGGAACCCCCAGTGCCGAATGGCGCTGGCCCGCGATCCACCCCGAAGGCCGCAAATATGTCGTGATCGCCGCCGCGATCACTTTGATCCTCGCCTGGTGCGCATGGGAAACCCTCGCCTGGCCGATGGCAGGCGTGACCCTGTGGGTCGCCGCCTTCTTCCGCGATCCGATCCGCTCGGTGCCGAAGGACAAGGAACTGATCATTTCGCCCGCCGACGGGCTGGTGACGATGATCCAGCGCGTGCCCGTGCCGCGCGAGCTGGCCGGGCCGGACGCGCTGGGCGACCTGCCGATGGTGCGCGTGTCGATCTTCATGTCGGTGTTCGACGTGCACATCAATCGCGCGCCGGTGGCCGGCATCGTCCGCCGCGTGGTCTATATTTCGGGCAAGTTCCTCAACGCCAGCCTCGACAAGGCCAGCGAGGAGAATGAGCGCCAGCACATATTGGTCGAGGACGGGGAGGGGCGCCGCATCGGCTTCACCCAGATCGCCGGCCTCGTCGCCCGCCGCATCGTGCCCTTCGTGAAGGACGGCGATATCGTCGCCAAGGGCCAGCGCATCGGCCTGATCCGCTTCGGCAGCCGGGTCGACGTGTTCCTGCCCGAAGGCACCGCGCCCCGCGTTGCGCTCGGCCAGCGGTGCATCGCCGGCGAGACGGTGCTGGGCCGCTTCGGGGAAACCACCCTCGTCGAGGGGCAGCCGCTCTAG
- a CDS encoding isoprenyl transferase yields MDGNGRWAKARHLPRVAGHRRGAEALRETLKAAARMGIGALTLYAFSSENWRRPADEVTDLMGLLRHYLRRELAEIHSNGIRLKLIGDWRRLEPDLVASLDEAIALTAGNRRMDFVLALNYGAQDELVRATRALASEVAAGTLDPQAIDAAAIEARLDTADLPPLDLLIRTSGEQRLSNFLLWQAAYAELVFTDILWPDFGAEPLARAIESFSARERRYGGV; encoded by the coding sequence ATGGACGGCAATGGCCGCTGGGCCAAGGCGCGCCACCTGCCGCGTGTCGCCGGCCATCGCCGGGGCGCCGAGGCGCTGCGCGAGACGCTGAAGGCCGCCGCCCGCATGGGCATCGGCGCACTGACGCTCTACGCTTTCTCGTCGGAAAACTGGCGCCGTCCGGCCGACGAAGTCACCGATTTGATGGGGCTGCTGCGCCATTATCTGCGCCGCGAACTGGCCGAAATCCATTCCAACGGCATCCGCCTCAAGCTGATCGGCGACTGGCGGCGGCTGGAGCCCGATCTGGTGGCGAGCCTGGACGAAGCGATCGCGCTGACCGCCGGCAACCGCCGCATGGATTTCGTGCTGGCGCTCAATTACGGCGCGCAGGACGAGCTGGTCCGCGCCACCCGCGCCTTGGCCAGCGAAGTCGCCGCCGGCACGCTCGATCCGCAGGCGATCGACGCCGCCGCGATCGAAGCCCGGCTCGATACCGCCGATCTGCCGCCGCTCGACCTGCTGATCCGCACCTCGGGCGAGCAGCGCCTGTCGAACTTCCTGCTGTGGCAGGCGGCCTATGCCGAACTGGTGTTCACCGACATTCTCTGGCCCGATTTCGGCGCCGAGCCGCTGGCCCGCGCCATCGAGAGCTTTTCCGCGCGCGAACGGCGCTACGGCGGCGTCTGA
- a CDS encoding CDP-alcohol phosphatidyltransferase family protein, with protein sequence MRPPLSRARPSERRGIPLRALPPNAVTALALCFGLTGVRFAIAAAQSGDVTHWMLAVAMIAGAGVLDGLDGRIARLLNGQSRFGAELDSLSDVIAFGVSPAVILYLWILQTWPKFGWIVALSHAVCCALRLARFNSSLDAEEQPMKSAGFLTGVPAPTGAGMTLLPIILWLATGEDSIRSLYVVAPWTLLCAFLMVSSVATYSWGSIRLRREWRLALLVVVALVGGSLLTAPWVTASGLMIVYAATIPFSARSYGRIRRQRAAGRSLPPASSDAS encoded by the coding sequence ATGCGTCCCCCGCTTTCCCGAGCCCGCCCGAGCGAGCGTCGCGGTATCCCGTTGCGGGCGTTGCCGCCCAATGCGGTGACCGCGCTCGCTTTGTGCTTCGGCCTGACCGGCGTGCGCTTCGCCATAGCCGCCGCGCAGAGCGGGGACGTGACCCACTGGATGCTGGCGGTGGCGATGATCGCCGGCGCCGGTGTGCTGGACGGGCTCGACGGGCGCATCGCCCGCCTGCTCAACGGCCAGAGCCGCTTCGGCGCAGAACTCGATTCGCTGTCCGACGTGATCGCCTTCGGCGTGTCGCCGGCGGTGATCCTCTATCTGTGGATCCTCCAAACCTGGCCCAAATTCGGCTGGATCGTGGCGCTGAGCCATGCGGTGTGCTGCGCGCTGCGCCTGGCCCGCTTCAATTCCAGCCTGGATGCCGAGGAGCAGCCGATGAAGTCGGCCGGCTTCCTCACCGGCGTCCCGGCCCCCACCGGCGCGGGCATGACCTTGTTGCCGATCATCCTGTGGCTGGCGACCGGCGAAGACAGCATCCGCTCGCTCTACGTCGTGGCGCCGTGGACCCTACTGTGCGCCTTCCTGATGGTGTCGAGCGTGGCAACCTACAGTTGGGGATCGATCCGCCTGCGCCGCGAGTGGCGACTGGCCTTGCTGGTGGTGGTGGCGCTGGTCGGTGGATCGCTGCTGACCGCGCCGTGGGTCACGGCGAGCGGGTTGATGATCGTCTATGCGGCGACGATCCCTTTCTCGGCCCGCAGCTATGGCCGCATCAGGCGGCAGCGCGCAGCGGGGCGGAGCCTTCCGCCAGCGAGTTCGGACGCATCCTGA